The sequence below is a genomic window from Haemophilus pittmaniae.
AACTTCTAAGGCTACTGAAGAAAGAGCTTCAGCTTTCGGTGTTTTAGCCAATGCGGAAGGTGTTAATTCGACTGCCTTGGGTCAAAGTGCGCATGCTTCAGCGCAGTTTGCGACCGCTGTGGGTGATAGAACTCAGGCGGGTGCTGCAGCAGTTGCAGTAGGTACCCAAGCCAATGCTTCAAAACAAGATTCTATCGCAATTGGTAACAATGCGACCGGTGCTTGGACTAATACTGTTGCTGTAGGTAAAGATACTATCGCAAGTCAAGACCACGCGATTGCAATGGGTACAAGTGCAAATACTTCAGGTGTTCAAGCTATCGGTATTGGTTCATACAGTAAAGCAGAAGCAAATTCATCAATTGCTATTGGTCAAAATGCAACCGTTAGCGGTGTAGCTGCGACAGCGGCAGTTGCCGTTGGTTATTTAGCTGAAGCAACAGCAGCCAATACCTTTGCAGGTGGTAAGAGTGCGAAAGCGAGCGTTGATAACGCTGTTGCATTGGGTGTGCAATCCAATGCTAGCGCACGTAATGCGGCTGCATTAGGTGCATATTCTGCAGCTTCTGGTGAGCGTGCAGCGGCTGTAGGTGCTGCAGCAAACGCTTCTGGAAAACATTCAACCGCTTTAGGTACAGGTTCTTCTGCAAGTATCGAAAATGCGGTGGCTCTAGGTTCAGATTCTGAAACCGCAGAAAACTTCGTTCCAACCAATAATGCAACCGTAGGTACTGTTACTTATAGTAACTTTGCGGGTAATACTAGTGCGTTAGGTAATGGTGCGGTTGTTTCTGTAGGTAAAGCAGGCAGCGAACGTCAAATTCAAAACGTGGCAGCAGGCCGTATTAACTCAACATCAACCGATGCGATCAACGGTTCTCAACTTTATTCTGTAACTAATGCTCTTGTAAGCAATCCATTCAAATTCGAAGGTTTACAAGGTTCTGCTCAAGTGGGATCAACCTATAACTACACACCATCTAGTAGTGCGAATGCGATCCTACAATTAGTAGCCGGTACCGGTTTAAAAATGACCGAGGGTACAGTTACTACAGATGCGAGTACTGGAAAGTCATACCACAAATTTGTGTTAAGTGTAGATCCTAGCTATGTAGGTGCAACTGGTGCTACAGGCGCAACTGGTGCTACAGGCGCTACTGGTGCTACAGGTGCAACTGGTGCTACAGGCGCAACTGGTGCTACAGGCGCAACAGGTGCAACCGGTGCTACAGGCGCAACCGGTGCTACAGGCGCAACCGGTGCGACAGGTGCAACCGGTGCTACAGGCGCAACCGGTGCGACAGGCGCAACTGGTGCTACAGGCGCAACTGGTGCTACAGGTGCAACTGGTGCTACAGGCGCAACAGGTGCGACAGGTGCTACTGGTGCTACAGGCGCAACCGGTGCTACTGGTGCTACAGGCGCAACCGGTGCGACAGGCGCAACTGGTGCGACAGGCGCTACAGGTGCTACAGGCGCAACTGGTGCGACAGGTGCTACAGGTGCAACCGGTGCTACAGGCGCAACAGGTGCGACAGGTGCTACTGGTGCAACAGGCGCAACTGGTGCTACAGGCGCAACTGGTGCTACAGGCGCAACAGGTGCGACAGGTGCTACTGGTGCTACAGGCGCAACCGGTGCGACAGGCGCAACTGGTGCGACAGGCGCTACAGGTGCTACAGGCGCAACTGGTGCGACAGGTGCTACAGGCGCAACTGGCGCTACAGGTGCTACAGGCGCAACTGGTGCTACTGGTGCAACAGGTGCTACAGGTGCAACCGGTGCAACAGGTGAAACAGGCGCTACAGGTGCTACTGGTGCTACTGGTGCAACAGGTGAAACTGGTGCTACAGGCGCAACTGGTGCTACTGGTGCGACAGGTGCTACTGGTGCAACAGGTGCTACAGGTGCTACAGGTGAAACAGGTGCTACAGGTGCTACAGGTGCAACTGGTGCTACAGGTGCTACAGGCGCAACCGGTGAAACTGGTGCAACCGGTGCGACAGGTGAAACTGGTGCTACAGGCGCAACTGGTGCTACAGGCGCAACTGGTGCTACTGGTGCTACAGGCGCAACTGGTGCGACAGGTGCAACAGGTGCAACAGGTGCAACAGGTGAAACTGGTGCTACCGGCGCAACAGGTGCTACAGGCGCAACCGGTGCGACAGGTGAAACAGGTGCAACAGGTGCTACTGGTGCAACAGGTGAAACTGGTGCGACAGGTGCGACAGGTGCAACTGGTGCTACAGGCGCAACAGGTGCAACAGGTGCAACCGGTGCTACAGGTGCTACAGGTGCGACAGGTGCAACTGGTGCTACAGGTGCAACCGGTGCGACAGGTGCAACTGGTGCTACAGGCGCTACCGGTGCTACAGGTGCTACAGGTGCAACCGGTGCAACAGGTGAAACAGGCGCTACAGGTGCTACTGGTGCTACTGGTGCTACTGGTGCAACAGGTGAAACTGGTGCTACAGGCGCAACTGGTGCTACTGGTGCGACAGGTGCGACAGGTGCAACTGGTGCTACAGGCGCAACAGGTGCAACAGGTGCAACCGGTGCTACAGGTGCTACAGGTGCGACAGGTGCAACTGGTGCTACAGGTGCAACCGGTGCGACAGGTGCAACTGGTGCTACAGGCGCTACCGGTGCTACAGGTGCTACAGGTGCAACCGGTGCAACAGGTGAAACAGGCGCTACAGGTGCTACTGGTGCTACTGGTGCTACTGGTGCAACAGGTGAAACTGGTGCTACAGGCGCAACTGGTGCTACTGGTGCTACAGGTGCTACAGGTGCAACAGGTGCTACAGGTGCTACAGGTGAAACAGGTGCTACAGGTGCGACAGGTGCAACTGGTGCTACAGGTGCTACAGGTGCAACTGGTGCTACAGGCGCAACTGGTGCTACTGGTGCTACAGGCGCAACTGGTGCGACAGGTGAAACTGGTGCAACCGGTGCAACCGGTGCAACAGGTGCTACAGGCGCTACCGGTGCTACTGGTGCGACAGGTGCAACAGGTGCAACCGGTGCTACAGGTGCTACAGGTGCTACAGGTGCAACCGGTGCAACTGGTGCTACAGGCGCTACCGGTGCTACAGGTGCTACAGGTGCAACAGGTGCTACTGGTGCAACAGGTGAAACTGGTGCGACAGGTGCGACAGGTGCAACTGGTGCTACAGGCGCAACAGGTGCAACAGGTGCAACCGGTGCTACAGGTGCTACAGGTGCTACAGGTGCAACCGGTGCAACTGGTGCTACAGGCGCTACCGGTGCTACAGGTGCTACAGGTGCTACAGGTGCAACCGGTGCAACAGGTGAAACAGGTGCTACTGGTGCTACTGGTGCTACTGGTGCAACAGGTGAAACTGGTGCTACAGGTGCAACCGGTGCGACAGGCGCAACTGGTGCTACTGGTGCTACAGGCGCAACTGGTGCTACAGGCGCTACTGGTGCAACAGGTGAAACTGGTGCTACAGGTGCAACCGGTGCGACAGGCGCAACTGGTGCTACTGGTGCTACAGGCGCAACTGGTGCAACAGGTGCTACAGGCGCTACTGGTGCTACAGGCGCAACCGGTGCTACAGGTGCGACAGGTGCTACAGGCGCTACCGGTGCGACAGGTGAAACTGGTGCTACAGGTGCTACAGGTGCTACAGGCGCAACAGGTGCTACAGGCGCAACAGGTGCTACAGGTGCTACAGGCGCAACCGGTGCTACTGGTGCGACAGGTGCTACAGGCGCAACCGGTGCGACAGGTGAAACTGGTGCTACAGGCGCAACTGGTGCTACAGGCGCAACCGGTGCGACAGGCGCAACTGGTGCGACAGGCGCTACAGGTGCTACAGGCGCAACTGGTGCGACAGGTGCTACAGGTGCAACTGGTGCTACAGGCGCAACTGGTGCGACAGGTCCTAAAGGTGATACAGGTCCAGAAGAGCATGTAAGTGTTGTAGCTAAAGATAACACCGTAAATGTTGACAATACGGCTAGAAACGCCAATGGAACAGTTAAGTACGAAGTAAGTGCTAATACCACTAACGTGACCGTAAATCCAAACGGAACTACGAAAGTAGATACCACTAATGGCGGTACAGGTGATAACTTAGTGAACGCAACCACAGTTGTGAATGCGATTAACAATGCATCATTTAACGTGACTACTGGTGCTCATGTAGATGCAGTAGTAACTGATACTGCTGGCGGTGTAACGACACAAGTGAAACCGGGATCAACCGTAACTATCACTTCCGGTAAAAACGTAGCAGTAAATCAAACTGTTGATGCACAAGGTAATCCGACTTTCGTTATCTCAACAACGAATGATGTAAGTCATAACAATGTGACTGCGAATAATGTGACTGCAACCAACGTTACAGCACAAAATGTAACCGCGAACAATGTAACTGCAAACAATGTAACCGCAGGTAATACAACCACAACTAACCTAACAGTTAAAAATGGCGGTAATATCGATATGGGCGGTAACCAAGTTCATAACGTAGCTAACGGTACTAATCCAACTGATGCGGTGAACTTGAGCCAATTGAATGCAACCAAAACTGTGGTGAAAGAAGGTAACCAAACTAAAGTTACTGCAACACCTAATGCAACTACCGGCGGTACGGATTACAAAGTGGATGTAAACACCACTAACTTATCCAACAATACTACCGATGGTAAAATCACTGTTCCGAGTGATGGTGGTTTAGTGACAGCAATTGATGTGGCTAACGCAATCAATGCAGCTTACTGGAAAGTGGGTGATAATGCAGGTACTGTGAAACACAATGTTTCTGCTGGTCACCAAGTGAACTTCGTAAACGGTAAAGCAACAAGCTCTAACGTTACTGTTGAAGCGAATGGTGTAAGTACTGTGACTTACGATGTGAATGCTGGCGATGGCTTACATATCGATGGCAATAATAAATTAGTTGCAAATGTTACCGACATTCAAGCTGGTGATAATGTTACTGTGAACAATAACAATGGTGTTTACACCATCAGTGCAAACAATACGCAAGCTAGCGTAAGTACTGATCCAAACAAAGGTATCACTGTAACTCCAACCACTAACGCGAACGGTACAACTAACTATAAAGTAACCGTTGATATCGATAACGACACTATTACCGTGAATAATCAAGGTAAATTAGTGGCGACAGCGAGTGGTTCAACTAACTTTAACGTGTCCACATCCAATGCGGGCAATAAAGTAGCCAATAAAGAAAGTGGTACGAAGACAACGCATATTACCGGCGGTAAAACCATCAATTACGCTGCAGGTAAAAACATTGCGATTGACCAAAACAATGGCGATATCCTCATCTCAACAACTGAAGATGTAAGCCATAACAGCGTAACCACTAACGACTTAACAGTGAATGAAGGCGGTAACATCAATATGGGTGGCAACCAAGTTCATAACGTGAAAGCCGGTACAGAAGATACGGATGCAGTAAATGTTTCTCAATTACGTAGCAACATCACTAACGTGAACAACCGTATCAATAAAGTACAAAAAGAAGCCCGTGGCGGTATCGCTGGTGCTAACGCTGCAGCTGGTTTACCACAGGTTTACATCCCTGGTAAATCCATGGTGGCTGCTTCTGCCGGTACTTTCAAAGGCGAAAGCGCATTAGCAGTGGGTTACTCACGCTCTAGCGACAACGGTAAAGTGGTTCTTAAAATCCAAGGTAACGCCAACACCCAAGGCGACTTGGGTGGCTCTGTGGGCGTCGGTTACCAATGGTAATCTCTAGCGTTTAGCTACTAACTCAAACCCGGCTTCGGCCGGGTTTTTTGTTTTTTATTTGTAGGAACAGACTTTATGTCTGTCCTAATAGGTTACGAGGAGTAAGGCGAAGTATAAAAGCTGTTTCTGATGTTTGTGAGGCCTTATCAAACGCCCCTATGAAATCCAAAGTTTTTTCGAAAATGATGTATAAGTCATTGATTTTATTGATATTTATTTAAAAGGGCGGGATCGCGGGAACAATATTAAGGTTTCCGCTTGAGTTTTGGGGCGATCAGGGTTTTAGGATATAATCTGGCTATCTTATAGATTTGATTATTTAGAGAAAAAACATGATAAAAGAGACAATTGCTGTTTTATATATTGTTCAGGGGAATGATTTTGCGGCTTGGGATAATTTTTACCGCTCATCGGAAGAATTTCTTTTGCCGGGACAACATAAGCAATATTTTGTATTCAGTGATGATGAATCTATTACTCGTAATAGCAACGTCTCAATAGTGAGAACGAATGGCTTAAAGGATAGCAAAAGTCGTTTTTGGTTATTCTCTGCTATTGAAAATCAGCTAGCGGAATTTACTTATGTCTATGCGTTTTCTTCTCACATTCGCTTCGTATCACCAGTCGTGTCTGAAGACATTACACCAACACCGAATAGTCCTTTTGTAGTTTACCGTCAATATCCGAATCTTGATCATGTTTTAGCGAATGAATTTCCTTATGAAAGAGCCGTGAATGCAAATAGTTATGTACCCTATGGCGCGGGAGAACAGTATTTGACTTGTGCGCTATTTGGTGGAATGCGGGATTCTTTTATTTCTGCTTGTCGATGTATTGATGCTGCGATTGAGGATGATCGTTATCGTCACATTGCCTCACTTAACGCTGAGGATAAGCAACTAAATCAGTATTTTCTTTATAAAAATAATATGAACGTGCTATCGGCAAATTGGATTCGGAAAGCAAATGAGCCCTGGAAACGTTATGCCAAAATGCTTGATGTCATTCAGGAGGGCTCTTTTGACATACCGGTAGATGTACTGGAGAGCGTTAAAAATATCCATGAAATATTTCGTTATGCACCGCATAGCTCTTTTCTCGATTTGCAGGAAAACGTAGCAAAAAGTTGGCGTGCTTTATTAAAGGCTTATTTGTATGGTCAATTAACGACATTTGATTTTCCAGCGAAGAAACCTGACTTGGTTGGCAAGAACATTATTTGGCAATATTGGGGGCAAGGCATTGATGATGGGTTACCAGAACTCACAAAGGTGTGTTTTGCTTCAGTCGATAGAAATAAAGGGGATTATACGGTTATTCGGGTAGATGATGCCTCTTTGGCTGAATATATCGATTTGCCGGACTTTATGTGGCAAAAGAGAGGTGGTGCATTTTCTGCGGCATTATTTTCCGATGTGGTACGTCTGGTTTTGTTATATGTGTATGGTGGTATCTGGGTAGATGCGACAATTATTTTTTCCTCACCTTTACCAAAAGAACTTTTAGAGCAGGATTTCTTCCTTTTCCATCGGGATATTGGCAATTCCAATAAGGCCTATTGGGAACGGATTAATAAGGATTATTTCTGTTGGAACAAGGAACATAAGGTGAATAGTCTAAATAGTTTCATTATTGCGAAGCCTTGGCATGTTGTGACAGAAACCTTGTTACAGTTGCTATTAAATTATTGGAAAACGCAAGATCATGTACCTTGTTACTATATTTTCCAGATTCTTTTTGATCAGGTGATGAAATATGATTTAGATAATCAAAGACTATTGATTCGGGATGATACGTTTCCTCATGAACTATCTATGAAATTGTGGAGTGACTATAACGCGGAAGAAATTAATGATTTGTTTAGTCGTTGTAGTGTACATAAGTTGACGGGTCATGCGAATCTAGCCGATTGCGGAGAAAATTCGGTGTGGCAACATTTAAAAAGAGAATACTTAGGTTAGTTTTTAAATAATGAAAAAGAGGGCTATAAAACAGCCCTCTTTTTTATGAGTATTCAAACAATACTGTTATTGCGTTAATCTTTCTTTAGCAAAATTTAGGTTTGCTTGGAAACGTTCTTTATCACGCTGAGGAATTGTTGGATTGGCCAATAATTCGACGCAGAGGTCATGACAAAGTTGATAATTTTCTACCCAGTAAGCACTTACTGCCAATTCGTCCTTAGCTTGCCATTCGTAAATTGGGTAGTTTACAAAGAGTCTATCATTACTTGGTGGAATACTTACCGCAGCCATTGCGTAGATGTAGGCTAATTTAATCCGATCATTAAGGCGTAAGTGACGCGCTAAGAAATATAAACTTTCAGCGCGTTGTGGGCGGTATTCATAAGCCGTGAGAAATGCTTGTTGCACTTCATCTAATGGGTAATCTAATTGTGCTTTTAATTGCGCAATTCGTAGTAATGAGTAATAAATTTCTTCTACCCAACCACCAAGTGCGACCCGCTTTTTGTAGGTATCTAATGCTTTTTTCAGATTACCGGAGTCATGCCAGGTTTGTGCTAAATAGAAGGTACAGCGTTGGATGAGACCTTCTCTACGATCCCAGAGACCTTCTTCCATTGCTTTTTGTTTTTTTGCTTCGCTGGCTTTTTCGAGCGCTTTCAGTTTTCTAATTTCAGCAGTTAATAATTTGGCATCGCGTTCAAATTTATCACTTTTAGAACCTCCGTCTGTAAAATCTGGAAGTTCGATACCGGTCAATAATTCTGAAGTACCATTGCCTTCAATAGAATCACAGTATTCATGGGTTGCTCCCCAATAACGGTAACGCTGACGGCCGGTTAATCGACCATTTACTAGACGAATATTGGAATATCTTATGGCGGTATTTTTTTGAATGACGGAATAGGCTGGTGCGCCTTGTAACTGTGATTTCCATTCTGGATCGATCACTTCTAAGGTCATATCGGCATCGCATAAGAAAATATAATCGGCTTTGTTTTCAGCCAATTCCAATGCTTCGCTACGATTGTGGGAAAAGTTGACCCAAGGTCGTTCAACTAATTCACCAGGGATTTTATGTTTCGCCATAAAATCTTTAATGATTTGTTGGGTGCCGTCGGTTGAGCCGGTGTCTACCACAACCCAATAATCAATTTGATCAACCATGGAACTCATGCAGCGTTCGATGATTGCTGACTCATTTTTTACGATAGCATTCCAGCAAATCGTCTTTTTATCGGTTTTCTTTGTTGCAGTCATTTTGGATTCCTTTAATTATGCTGATTTACTTAAGTGCCGGCATTACGGCGAAACATCAGTATTATAGCGGAAATGTGGTAGGTTTTTTATTTTAGGGGGATTTTATTTTGATTAAGTGGGAATTTTTATTCGCTTCATAAAATAAAAGTGCGATTCATTGAATCGCACTTTTTCTTTGAGTTAGCGGTTTATTTTGACTCGCTTTCTTGGCGAAGTTTAGCCGCTTTTACGAAACCTTCGAATAATGGATGACCATCACGAGGTGTGGAGGTGAATTCCGGGTGGAATTGACAAGCCACAAACCATGGGTGATTTGGAACTTCGATGATTTCTACTAATTTACGATCCGCAGATAAACCTGTTACTTTTAAGCCGGCTTTTTCGATTTGCGGAAGTAGGTTGTTATTTACTTCATAGCGGTGACGGTGACGTTCTTCAATGGTTTCTTTACCATAAAGTTCACGGGCCTTGGAACCTTCAATCAAGTGGCATTGTTGTGCCCCAAGACGCATAGTACCGCCGAGATCAGAATTATCATCACGAACTTCCACATTACCTTCAGCATCTTGCCATTCGGTGATAAGACCAACAACCGGTTGTTCGCAATTGCGATCAAATTCGGAGGAGTTAGCTTTTTCTAAGCCGGCAACATGGCGGGCATATTCGATCAAGGCAATTTGCATCCCTAAACAAATACCTAAATAAGGCACGTTATTTTCACGGGCATATTGCGCGGTTAAAATTTTGCCTTCCACACCACGGTAGCCAAAGCCGCCAGGGACTAAAATACCATCTAGGCCTTTTAATACATCAGTGCCTTTAGTTTCTACATCTTGTGAATCAATGTATTTGATATGTACGCTTAAACGATTTTTCAAACCGGCATGCTTTAAGGCTTCATTCACTGATTTATAGGCATCCGGCAATTCAGTATATTTACCGACCATACCAATGGTGACATCGCCAACCGGGTTGGCTTCTTGATAAAGCACTTGTTCCCATTCAGAAAGGTCTGCTTCCGGGCAATTGAGACCAAAACGTTGACAAACAAATTGATCCAAACCTTGGGATTTTAGTAGTGCCGGAATTTGATAGATTGAATTCACATCTTTGAGTGAAATGACAGCACGTTCCGGTACGTTACAGAATAATGCAATCTTAGCGCGTTCATTTGGTGGGATCATGCGATCTGAACGGCAGATTAAAACATCCGGTTGGATACCAATGGACAATAATTCTTTTACGGAATGTTGAGTTGGTTTAGTTTTTACTTCGCCCGCAGTCGGAATATATGGCACGAGGGTTAAGTGCATAAATAGAGTATGTTCACGACCGACTTGCACGGCAAGTTGGCGTAGCGCTTCTAAAAATGGTAGGGATTCAATATCACCAACCGTACCGCCCACTTCCACAATTACCACATCATGGCCTTGTGCTCCGGCGATGACACGATCTTTAATTTCATTGGTGATATGCGGGATAACCTGAATCGTTGCACCTAAGTAGTCGCCGCGGCGTTCTTTACGCAATACTTCAGAGTAAATCTTACCGGTGGTGAAGTTGTTGCGTTTGGTCATTTTGGTGCGGATAAAACGTTCATAGTGACCTAGGTCGAGATCGGTTTCAGCACCGTCTTGGGTCACGAATACTTCACCGTGTTGGGTAGGGCTCATGGTACCCGGGTCAACGTTAATATAAGGATCCAATTTCATAATAGTGACGTTGAGTCCGCGGGCTTCCAAAATTGCCGCAAGAGATGCTGCGGCGATGCCTTTACCTAAGGAAGAAACCACGCCGCCCGTGACAAAGATATAATTTGTAGTCATAGATAATCCTAAAAGATGTTGGGATATATAAAGGTTGAGCCAATCACAAACCAGCGCTAAAAGATGCGGTTTTCAAAAGTGAAGAATTTTGAGAGTTGGATTGAGATAAGTGGCTATCAGGACGGGCGGATAGTCTACAGGAATTGGGGCGCGAACTCAAACGGCAATTACAATTCAAAAATTTCTAAAAAACACAAATAAAATCAATTGCAAATGGTTATCAAAGTAGTGCTTTGTCCATAAAAACAATGCGGGATTTTGATTGTGTAAATTTAGGTTCTCTGTATAATGCCAGCAATTTCTTTATAGGAATGTGAAGAGGAGAAGAGCTATCATGCGCTATTATGTGGGGTATTTTTATGAATGAGAAATATCTTTTTGCACATTACTTGCGGGGGCTCGCAGTTTTAAGCGTATTATTCTGTCATTTAGGGGCTGCTTTTTTTGTGGATAATGCGCATTTATCTTCTTTAATTAATGTTCCTCCAATTCCTGAACCTAGCTATCCTTGGATAACAAGAGAGCTTGTACCTAGTGATTTTCCTGCCTTTATGGGGCCATTCGGTGTGGCTGTATTTTTTCTAATCAGTGGTTTTGTAATACCCATTTCGATTGAAAAATATAACCTTAAAAAATTCTTATCTAAGCGTTTTTTCAGGTTATATCCAACTTATGTTGTAGTATTTACTCTGAATATGATAATTGCTCTGATTGGATATTTCATTTATAAGAATGATATACAGGAATATCCATATTCATTCTTTGATGTTGTAACTTCATATTTTATTGGGTTAAATACCTATATTGCTGGAACAAGATGGTTAGATCCTGTTGCTTGGACGCTTGGTATTGAGATTGCCTTTTATGTTGTATCAGTAAGTTTCTTTAAACTTTTTTCATTAATTTTTAAAAGACCGACGATCTCTATTTTTGATGTGATTATTCTTGGCTTGCTACTTCATATTACTTCAGTATTCATATCCCATCATTCAGATATTATTTTTCAAAAATTTAATTTCATCAATGTTGGTACTTTTATCAAGGCTTCATACTTGATGTC
It includes:
- a CDS encoding acyltransferase family protein, translated to MNEKYLFAHYLRGLAVLSVLFCHLGAAFFVDNAHLSSLINVPPIPEPSYPWITRELVPSDFPAFMGPFGVAVFFLISGFVIPISIEKYNLKKFLSKRFFRLYPTYVVVFTLNMIIALIGYFIYKNDIQEYPYSFFDVVTSYFIGLNTYIAGTRWLDPVAWTLGIEIAFYVVSVSFFKLFSLIFKRPTISIFDVIILGLLLHITSVFISHHSDIIFQKFNFINVGTFIKASYLMSFMLMGTSFFLYVKSRIKLNTLIYVLLWQYFSFMYTLMQLRPEHLYQPINNLMSWFAIAILVFSLAFSYNDKMKEHRIMAFLGDISYSLYLCHSYIGYFCLTIIINHGLMSRSAAVLFSAGISIIISYFIHKKIEIKSTKITFQNVSNALNLNKFRGVND